In one window of Thermoleophilaceae bacterium DNA:
- the der gene encoding ribosome biogenesis GTPase Der, with the protein MALPKVAVVGYPNVGKSTLVNRLTETREAVVHEQPGVTRDRKEIESEWNGRRFVLVDTGGVDLEETDNLARAVQQQARNAIAESDLAVLVVDARAGLRPGDAELANELRRSPIPVIVAANKIDGPSALPDAAEFHALGLGDPVPVSAQHGLGTGDLLDRVAEHLEQAPEREEEKALRLAVIGRPNVGKSSLVNAFLGAERVIVSEQAGTTRDAIDTRLELDGREILLVDTAGLRRRGKVAGTVDYYAQLRSERAAERADVALVVCDASEGVTSQDLSVAELAMKSGCATIVVLNKWDVGDVDLEHARARLSQRIRLRPKVITASAKTGRNVRRLLYEALELGDRAAQRIPTAELNRFLSDIQAIRQPPTVRGRRLRMYYMTQYETSPPRFAIQVSDRGRLTRDYAYFLENRLRERYGLEGVPLVIDYRERQGRHTRGGGRA; encoded by the coding sequence ATGGCGCTTCCGAAGGTGGCCGTCGTCGGCTACCCGAACGTGGGCAAGTCCACGCTCGTCAACAGGCTCACCGAGACGCGCGAGGCGGTGGTGCACGAGCAGCCGGGCGTGACGCGCGACCGCAAGGAGATCGAGTCCGAGTGGAACGGCCGGCGCTTCGTGCTGGTGGACACCGGGGGCGTGGACCTGGAGGAGACCGACAACCTCGCGCGCGCGGTTCAGCAGCAGGCGCGCAACGCCATAGCCGAGTCCGACCTCGCGGTGCTCGTCGTCGATGCGCGCGCGGGCCTGCGCCCGGGCGACGCCGAGCTGGCCAACGAGCTTCGCCGCTCGCCGATCCCCGTGATCGTGGCCGCCAACAAGATCGACGGCCCGAGCGCCCTGCCGGACGCTGCGGAGTTCCACGCGCTCGGTCTCGGCGACCCCGTGCCCGTGTCCGCCCAGCACGGCCTAGGCACGGGCGACCTTCTCGACCGCGTGGCCGAGCACCTCGAGCAAGCGCCCGAAAGGGAAGAGGAAAAGGCACTGCGCCTTGCCGTGATCGGCCGGCCCAACGTCGGAAAGTCCTCGCTCGTGAACGCATTTCTCGGCGCCGAGCGGGTGATTGTTAGCGAGCAGGCGGGTACAACCAGGGACGCGATCGACACGCGCCTGGAGCTCGATGGACGCGAGATCCTGCTCGTGGACACGGCGGGCCTGAGGCGGAGGGGCAAGGTGGCCGGAACAGTCGACTACTACGCGCAGCTGAGATCGGAACGTGCGGCGGAGCGCGCGGATGTGGCCCTCGTGGTGTGCGACGCGAGCGAGGGCGTGACGAGCCAGGACCTGAGCGTGGCCGAGCTGGCGATGAAGTCCGGCTGCGCCACGATCGTCGTGCTGAACAAGTGGGACGTGGGCGACGTGGACCTCGAGCACGCGCGGGCGCGCCTCTCGCAGCGCATTCGGCTTCGCCCGAAGGTGATCACCGCCTCGGCGAAGACGGGCCGGAATGTCCGTCGGCTTCTCTACGAGGCGCTCGAATTGGGGGACAGGGCCGCGCAGCGGATCCCCACCGCCGAGCTGAACCGCTTCCTCTCCGACATTCAGGCGATCCGCCAGCCGCCGACGGTCCGCGGCCGCCGGCTGCGCATGTACTACATGACCCAGTACGAGACGAGCCCGCCGCGCTTCGCCATCCAGGTCTCCGATCGCGGCCGACTGACGCGTGACTACGCGTATTTCCTGGAGAATCGCCTCCGCGAGCGCTACGGCCTCGAGGGAGTGCCGCTGGTGATCGACTACCGGGAGCGGCAGGGACGCCACACGCGAGGGGGAGGACGGGCATGA
- the cmk gene encoding (d)CMP kinase, whose protein sequence is MVIAIDGPAGAGKSTVARGVAERLGFTYLDSGAMYRAAALAAMGRGDRSVAEVADGMDIQLGARVLVNGTDVTDAIRSPTVSEAASKIATDQAVRQALVRKQKALLEQGDWVAEGRDIGTVVKPDAELKIFLTASPEERARRRAAELGADWQTVLRDQTLRDQQDQEREHSPLRAAPDSIELDSTGRPAEDVITQIVGLVRKAAKTR, encoded by the coding sequence ATGGTCATCGCGATCGATGGGCCCGCCGGGGCGGGCAAGTCCACAGTTGCTCGCGGGGTCGCTGAGCGGCTCGGCTTCACCTATCTCGACTCCGGCGCGATGTACCGGGCGGCCGCGCTGGCCGCGATGGGGCGCGGCGATCGCAGCGTCGCGGAGGTGGCGGACGGGATGGACATCCAGCTCGGCGCGCGCGTGCTCGTGAACGGCACCGACGTGACGGACGCGATCCGCTCGCCCACCGTATCCGAGGCGGCGTCCAAGATCGCAACCGACCAGGCCGTCCGGCAGGCTCTCGTGAGGAAGCAAAAGGCACTGCTCGAACAGGGCGACTGGGTTGCGGAAGGGCGCGACATCGGCACCGTGGTGAAGCCAGACGCCGAACTGAAGATCTTCCTCACGGCGAGCCCCGAGGAGCGCGCACGGCGACGGGCGGCCGAGCTCGGCGCCGACTGGCAGACGGTGCTGCGCGACCAGACGCTGCGCGACCAGCAGGACCAGGAGCGCGAGCACTCACCGCTGCGCGCGGCGCCCGACTCGATCGAGCTCGACTCCACCGGCCGCCCGGCCGAGGACGTGATCACGCAGATCGTCGGGCTGGTCCGCAAGGCCGCCAAGACGAGGTAG
- a CDS encoding sensor domain-containing diguanylate cyclase, with protein MRPSAHRSRAPEHTDYRELVERIPAVSYTADFGSTCEWQFVSPQVEQLLGYTPDEWRADPGLWFRLVHPDDREAVLEAESRTFRDGTPFSCEYRLLDRRGNEVWVRDDAVVLVDEQGGRMLQGILLDITPQKRAEERLLYLADHDSLTGLHNRRRFFHELDAYLAWSERHGDPGAVLLLDVDRLKQVNDTHGHEAGDELLKHVAEVLAGRVRQTDTVGRLGGDEFVVLLRGVEPAQARELAREIPELVERTPVQIGDELISATTSIGTALIEPGKRLQADAVVREADASMYRSKTSGRVRRASRETEQERPRLAPGDEEGSELESLILAVEDDLRENSRIRDELRERYGGALPNFVAALLAQMDETAARGLHTLGRLRAYARR; from the coding sequence ATGCGTCCGTCGGCTCACAGATCGCGCGCACCTGAGCACACCGACTATCGGGAGCTCGTCGAGCGCATTCCAGCCGTGAGCTACACGGCGGACTTCGGATCGACCTGCGAGTGGCAATTTGTGAGCCCGCAGGTCGAGCAGCTGCTCGGCTACACGCCCGACGAATGGCGCGCCGACCCCGGGCTGTGGTTCAGGCTCGTCCACCCGGATGACCGCGAGGCGGTGCTCGAGGCGGAGTCGCGGACGTTCCGCGACGGCACCCCCTTCTCCTGCGAGTACCGCCTGCTCGACCGTCGCGGCAACGAGGTGTGGGTGCGCGACGACGCCGTGGTGCTCGTGGACGAGCAGGGCGGGCGAATGCTCCAGGGGATTCTCCTCGACATCACGCCCCAGAAGCGAGCGGAGGAGCGGCTTCTCTACCTCGCGGACCACGACTCCCTCACGGGCCTTCACAACCGCCGCCGCTTCTTCCACGAGCTCGACGCTTATCTCGCCTGGAGCGAGCGCCACGGCGACCCCGGCGCGGTCCTCCTGCTCGACGTCGACCGCCTGAAGCAGGTGAATGACACGCACGGCCACGAGGCGGGCGACGAGCTGCTCAAGCACGTCGCCGAGGTCCTCGCCGGCCGCGTGCGCCAGACGGACACCGTCGGGCGCCTTGGAGGCGACGAGTTCGTCGTGTTGCTGCGCGGCGTCGAGCCCGCGCAGGCGCGCGAGCTGGCGCGCGAGATCCCGGAGCTCGTGGAACGCACGCCGGTGCAGATCGGAGACGAGCTGATCAGCGCGACCACCAGCATCGGAACCGCGCTGATCGAGCCGGGGAAGCGCTTGCAGGCGGACGCGGTGGTGCGCGAGGCCGACGCTTCGATGTACCGGTCGAAGACGAGCGGCAGGGTCCGCCGCGCCAGCCGCGAGACGGAGCAGGAGCGGCCGAGGCTTGCGCCCGGAGACGAAGAAGGTTCGGAGCTCGAGTCACTGATCCTCGCCGTCGAGGACGACCTCCGCGAGAACTCCCGCATCCGCGACGAGCTGCGCGA